TTACGGATCATCTGCAAAACGCGAGCGTTTGATATGGACCTGCGATTCCAGATTCTTGATGGCAAATTATGGCTCTTTGACCGAGAGGCCCATCTAACAAATAAATCGAAGGTCTCGACCAGCCAAATACTGATCGACGGCAAAAAACCGAGCAGAGTAATTCGTTCCAGTACACTCGATTCGAAAGGAGAGCTACCTTGGTTCCAGTGGGAAGAGTTGAAGTCGCGCCAGCCGGAACAGAAAGGGGACCAACTCTCCGCATCATTTGCTGCATTCACCGAACCCTGGACACACCCGTCGTGGAACAATCTAACAGAGGTTAGAACTGAAACAGACGCTAATGGCAGACTGATTCTTCGCTGCAGTCTGGTTTCTTACCCGCGACTCGGAATCGCTAAGTATTGGACGCTGACTCGGTTTTCTGGCGAATCAGTAGAACCGCTGACATGTGCAGAAACACTGGAAAAGAAGAGTCAGTGCGAAGTCGTGGTCGCCCCGTTTGAAATCAATCAATCCACACTGGTGCCTCGACAGTCCGATGAAAATTCGCAAACAGCCGCAAAATGGTCCTTAGGGGGCTCTGCTTCACAGAAGACTCGAGTGAAGTCGTTTTCCATTCACCGCGATCCACAGCAACGCGCCGTGCTGACACCGGAAATCCTGAGTACATCTTACTATAAAGGTCAGCTGGTCCGTGTGACGGGGGTGTTGATACGAGATGGCATTGTCGTCGCTTCCGGTTCCGCAACTGATTCCTTCAGAACGTTGAGTACCCCAGAAGTTTCAAAAGAAGCACGAGTTTTATTACTGAATTCCGATCGACAAACTGGTAACTCTGTTCTGATTGGCCATCGGTCTGTCGTCACGAGTACTCCCGTAGGTAGCACTTGGGCGCGACTCATAGACGATGATTTCACTTCATTCGCTTCCAGGGACCTGCTATCCAGTCGTTTTGCCGAGGTCAGACAGATTGGCTTACAGAGTCTCTATATGCAACAATCAAAGGAGATCTACGTTCAATATGATCGAGAACGCCGTAAAGGAAGAGTTGCCGAAAACCTGGTCCCCTATCGAGATGCCCTAAAACACATCTTAACCGCTCAAAACGGCGATTCCCCCGCTGCCATCGCACTGGCTTGTCGCCTCGCGGGCTTTTCTGAGAATCCTGACTTCCAGTCATCACTCCGTGCGCTCTTGAAACATCCTTCTGAAGTCGTCCGAGATTCAGCAGCTATCGGGCTCGGTCTACTCGGCCAGAAAGATGCCATCGATCGCTTACGCCACCTGGCTGAGCAACCTGAACCATCAAAAGAAATAGCCACGGACGAACTGCAACGCCTCACCAGACAGCATGCATCCTGGGCGTTGAAGCAAGCCGGCGACTGACGGTCTCATCCTATCTAAACTTCGATGAAGTTCGTTCCGTTGCGTTTTTAGTAACTGTAGATTTTGGAATGGCTTAATCCGCTGACTAAACAACGGGTAAGCGATTCAAATTTGCTGTTAGTTCCCTCAACCATGTGAAGGTGGGCGTCTCCAGCATCTCAGTCGTGCATCGCCAGCGCCAGTTTCCGCCTGCGCGTCCCGGTGTATTCATTCGTGCGTTTGCCTGCAGATTGAGTATATCCTGTAGAGGAGCCATCGCGAGTGCTGCGACTGAAGACCATGCCAGATTCATCAATACCGCCGCGATTTCCCGACTGTTGATTGCGGGAAGCTGAAGCGTTTCACACACATTCTTACGCTCATCCTTCGAGAGAGATTCATACCAGCCGCGTGTTGTGTTATTGTCATGTGTGCCTGTAAAGACAACGGTATTCGAATCATAGTTTTGTGGCAGGTAGGGATTGTCAGGATTTCCATCAAAGGCAAATTGAAGGACGCGCATACCGGGTAGATGAAATTCGTCTCGAAGCGCATTCACATCCGGAGTGATGATTCCCAGATCCTCTGCAATTAACGGAAGCACACCCAGTTCGTTTTGGGCTGCACTGAAAAACTTTCGACCAGGCCCGGGCTCCCATTGCCCTGCCTGGGCATTAGGTGCCCCATTCGGTATATGCCAGGCAGCCGCAAAACCACGAAAGTGATCCAGACGAATCAGATCCACATGATCCAGCAACGCACGAAACCGGTCGATACACCAGCGGTAACCTGTTTCACCGAGTGCTTCCCAGTTATAAACCGGGTTGCCCCAGAACTGCCCTTGAGCACTGAAGTAATCAGGAGGCACACCGGCAACAAAGCGAGGTCGTAAATCATCATCCAGCAGAAACAGCTCCGGATTGACCCAGACATCGCTGGAATCGGGAGAGACAAAAAATGGCAAATCGCCGATGAACCGGACTCCCTTGCCGTGAGCATACTCCTTCAGGCGTTTCAATTGCTGAAATACCAGGAACTGCGACAATTGCACCTGATCTATTTCATTCGCCTGTTCCTGTCGGGCTTGAGCGAGAGCATCTGAATTCCGTCGGACCAGTTCCGTTGGCCATTCGAGATAACAGGCTCCCTGATGCTTGTCTTTCAGTACCTGAAACAAGGCATAGTCATCCAGCCAGGCTTTTTCGTGATCACAGAAATTTTGGTATGCCTGCTTCAGCTCTGAGGTAGCTCTCTCATGAAAATGAAGCCAGACCGTTTCTAGTAGACGTTGCTTAAACGATCGGACAGCGTCTAAATCCACTACGGATTCAGAGAACACGATTCCAGAAAGGTCGGCCTGTTGTAACAAACCATCCGCAACTAGATCATCAGGACTGATCAAAAGCCAGTTGAGAGCGAACGACGAAAGCGGTTGATAAGGCGAGTTGCCATATCCAGTTGGCCCCAGTGGTAAAAACTGCCACCAGGATTGACCAGCCTCTTGAAGACGGTCAATCCAGTTCCGAGCCGCAGGACCAAAGTCACCAATCCCATACAGAGACGGCAAGGAAGTCACAGACAACAATACACCAGCACCGCGATAATTTGGCGAAAAACAGGAGCGACTCTCAAACTGATCACTGTTACTCATAATCTTCCTTCATCCCGTTCAGAAGAATTCAGAACCACACACTGCCAGCAAGTTCTCAAACCTATAGCACTGAGAGTAACTACCAGAAATGAACTATTCTGTTTTAGTTGATCAATTCGAGCGACAGACGCGTTTGCTTCTCCAAATCAACGCTGACCGTAAATCGGCGGCTTCCAGTTCTTCGGCAAGCGGCCCTGTGGTCGCACGCCATAGGCATTCGCTGGAATGGGATGGTCTTTGGCCTGTTGCAGGGGCAGATCGTCTGGCAGGTGTTTGATTTTGAAATCCTTGTATTGAATTTTCATCGCAGGCCCCACGTGAACCTGGACCGCCAATACCCCTTCCAAAGCACGGCCCTTTTCGTCCAGATCAATCAGGTCGGCCGTTTTATGGCCATCAATCCAGTGCTGGTGATGGTTCCCCTTCACCAGCACGCGAAAGTCATGCCACTCATCGGGAGCAAATGTTTTGACGGGCATTTTTTCGATCACCCACGGCTGTCCATCCGTTGCGATAATCACTTTTTCTCCCGTGTGTGACAGAATACGACGCCCGCGTTCTTCATACAGCATCCCGTTGTAGTTCGGATTATTCGCCACCACGTCACACTGATAACCGGTGACAATGTCCAAACCCAGGTCAGGCCGCGACATGCCTCGGTACTGCAGACCACTATTACCGCCGGGAGTCACTTTCACCTTCACACGCAGATCAAAATTGCGAATGGTCGAGTCTTTCCAGGTGATGAAACGGTTCATCTTTAACGTGCCATCTGTTTTGCCGGTTAAGGCGCCGTCTTCGACTGACCAGTACTTGCGGTCGCCGTTCCAGTGACGCAGCGATTTGCCATCGAACACGCGAACGAATCCTTCTTTATCGGCGCGGGCACTGACGGCTGCGGAGGCTTTCGGGTGAGGCACTGTCGATGCGGTAAATTTCCCCTTGAGAGGATCAAGCGGCCCTCCGAGTTCTTTCACCCGGTTGGTTGTCCGCTTTCGCATTTCCTGCAAGGTTTTCGCGTGCTGAGGATCTCCCGCCAGATTGACCAGTTCATCAGGATCCTTTTTCAGATCGTGCAGAAACTCATGATTGCCATGGTCAAAATAGCGCACATATTTGAATTGTTCGTTACGTAAACCTTCATAGGCAGGAATACGACTGCGAACAGCGAAATGCTCATGAAATGTCTCCTGACGCCAGTCGGCAGGTTTTCCCTTCTCTACAATCGGCTTCAAGCTGTGCCCCTGGTATCGTTCGGGAATTTTGACTCCCGCCCAGTCGAGAAAGGTTGCCGGCAGATCCAGATTCAACGCAGAGGCGGTCGTAACTTGACCACGCTGTTTTTGAGGAACACGCGGATCAGCCACGATCAGAGGCACCTTGATCGCTTCTTCATAATGGGACCACTTGCCTGCCAGACCACGATTCCCCATGTAATATCCATTGTCAGCAGAATAAACAATGATCGTGTTATCAGCCAATCCTGCTTCTTCAAGCGCCCGCATAAAACGTCCAATGGCACCGTCGATACCACTCACCATACGATAGTACGCACGCATGTTCGTCTGATACTTTTTATCGGTATTCCAGCGCCAGAAATAACGCTCACGGTTGATGGTCGTTTTCAGAAAGTCAGGCTGCCCGTTGAAAATCGAAGGATCGCCAAGACGTGGCGGAGCAATCGTAACGTCTTCGTACATCCCATCGACAGCACGAGGCCACGGAAAATGACCAATGCCCGGGCGTCGATCGCTGTCTTCAGCATGGCAGGCATTGAACCACATGTTTAATGCGAACGGTTTGTCTTTCGGTTGCGATTTCACAAACTCGATTCCTCGATCAACGATCAACTCCGTTTCATGTCGCAAACTGCCATCTGGTTGTTGTTTGTAATAGGGATTGCGGCTGATCGCTTCAAATTCATCAAAATGTGCTTCCTTTTTATAGCCTTTCGGCATTTTGGCATGCCACTTTCCGAAGTAGCCGGTACGGTATCCGTTTTGACGCAGGATATCGGAATACAAGGTCTCCACTGCATCGGGCCGCGCCAGTTCCGGATTCGCAGAAGTGCCGTAACTTCGCCCCGTCAGACCGGTCAGGATCGTCGTGCGGCTTACCCAGCAGATTGCCTGACTGACATAGGCGTTATCAAATCGTGTTCCGCGCGCCGCCAATGCATCGATATTCGGAGTCTGAACTACCTGATTGCCATAACAGCCAATCGTGCTGGTCGTTTGATCGTCGGCAAAGAAGAAGACAATGTTCGGTCGCTCGTCAGCACACAGTTGACTGGAGAATGCAAAGAGAACGGGAATCAGCAGCAGGATGGATTTCATGGCAGAATTTCATTGGTTTGAGATAAAGCGCGTGAGTCAGAAGCCAATATACACATTAAAATTGTACCATTGATGTAAGTGAAAGCCACCCGGTCACGGAAATTATTTCTCCACTTTCAGTTAACCTCTGACAGAAGAGATACACTCGTGAAGCAAAACAAAGCCCCGCAGGTGAGAAAGGGTTGTGTTCATTAGCATCACGGGGTTAAAATCAACATTCTCTCCCCGTTAACAGAAGCCAACCACGGATTTATAAAAACGTCCGTAAATCATCGAGTTTGATAACACTACCAGAAAAAACAGGCTGCCGACAGAACCCTTTGATATTCTAGCCATCCGCGTCGATCTACCTTTTTGATCAAGTGACGGCTCAATCCCACAGATTGAAAGTCAGTTCGCGAAATGAGTAACCACAAACTCCGCATCACTTTCTTAGCTGCAAGCTATTCACTGCTGATCGCATCAGTGCAATCCGCTTTCAGTGCGGAAGCAGTCGACTTTCGCCAGGATGTTGCTCCGATCTTACAACGGCATTGTCTAAGTTGTCACAACGACCGTGTGCGTCGAGGGGGACTCTCTTTGCACTCAACCCAGGCAACGACAAAAGGAGGCGAGAGTGGCCCGTCGATTGATCCGGGTGATCCGGATGCAAGCTACCTGATTGACCTGATCACTCCCACAGACGGCACAGCCGAAATGCCACGCGATGAACCACCTCTTTCCGATGAAGAAGTCGCGACGATTCGGAACTGGATCAAGGCAGGCGCTGTCTGGCCTGCCAATTTTGAAATTCAACCTCCGGTACTGTGGTCACTCAAACCGCTGCACCGTCCCACCGTCCCCACAGACTTTGAAACCAACCCGGAATTCCCCATCCGTAATCCCATCGATGCATTTGTAGCGGCGCGGCACAAACTGAATGGGCTCAAACCGGCTCCCGAAGCCAGTCGCCATAAACTCATTCGTCGACTGTATCTCGATCTGACAGGCTTACTCCCCGCACCAGAGGCAGTCGAATCATTTATCTCCAGCGAAGATCCACGTGCCTACGAACAACTCGTGGATGAGCTGTTAGCCTCCCCACATTTTGGAGAGCGTTGGGGCCGCTACTGGCTGGACCTCGCGCGGTATGCTGACAGTGATGGCTATCTTGGAGACAGCATGCGGAAACATGCCTGGGTCTACCGTGAATGGGTCATTGATGCCATTAATCAGGATCTGCCATTTGACCAGTTTTCCATCGAGCAACTCGCGGGAGACCTGCTCGACAAGCCAACGTTATCCCAGAAAATTGCAACCGGCTTTCATCGAAACACGCTTAGTAACACAGAAGCTGGCGTTGACCTGGAACTATACCGCACGAAAGAAATTGTCGATCGTGTGAATACAACGGGCATGGTCTGGCTCGGTTTCACATTTGGCTGCGCTGAATGCCACGACCATAAACACGATCCGATCTCCCAGAAAGAGTTTTATCAAATTTACGCCTTCTTCAATAATGCCAATGAAACCACAGCCAAAGTCAAGAAACCCTGGGAAGATACAGAATACGAACAGGCTCGCACAAAGTGGGAACCGCGGTATCAACAACTCCTGTCAGAATTAAAAACGTATGAAAACACCGGTCTGACAAAGAAACAACAGACTGAAATCACCGACATTCTGAATAAATACAAAAAATCGACCGACTTGAAACGACTCTCCCCTTTTTATCAAACGAAAAAAGCAGGCTGGAAAAAACTCTCTGATAAACTGGCAACACAACTACAGACAAAACCATCTCCCCCCGCGACGAGAGCACCGATATTTACAGAACGAACAAAAGACCGTCGCGACACTTTCGTGCACGTTCGCGGCATTTACAATCGTCCCGGCGAAAAGGTAAGTCCGGGCACGCCCTTCGTACTCCCCGACTTATCATCGCGAAACCAAACACCGAATCGTCTGGATCTCGCTCAATGGCTCTTTCAGGATAATAATCCGTTGACACCGCGCGTGTCCGTCAATCGCATCTGGCAACATCTATTCGGCCAGGGGCTTGTTGCGACACCCAACGATTTTGGAACCAAAGGCGCAGCCCCCACGCATCAGCAGCTACTGGACTGGCTCGCTACGGAATACAAAAGTCGTGACTGGAGCCGTAAAGCAATGGTTCGCCTGATCGTGATGTCGTCTACATACCGTATGTCCTCAGCGTCAAACGCCCGTTCTAATCCACAAGACATCAACAATCAGTTGTTGTGGAGACAAAACAGCTATCGGCTCGAAGCCGAAATCGTTCGTGATATTCATCTGAATGCAAGCGGGTTACTGGACCGAACCATTGGTCGGCGTGGGATCAGACCACCGCTACCGGCGTTCGTGACCGACGTCGGGCGGAGCGTAAAATGGCCTGCCAGCCAGGGGAGCGAACAATATCGACGGGGAATGTATATCGTCTTTAAACGAACAGTGCCTTACCCGATGCTGATGACGTTCGACGCCCCCGATGCCACTGTTTCCTGCAGCCGCCGCGAACGCTCCAATACTCCACTCCAGGCACTCACACTACTGAACGGCCCCATGTTTTTTGAAAGTGCCCAGGTGCTCGGTAAAAAAATGCATGAGCACTATCCTGATGACTTTCCCTCTGCCATGAATGAAATGTTTCTGCGATGTCTTGGACGTCCTGCGAATGAACGGGAACAGAACGCACTCAGCGCGTCCTATTCTGATCTGCTCCGAGTCGCTAGCCAGAACAATATCGATTCCGCAGAAAAAACATCGCCGCAATTGACGGCTCTGAGCCAGGTCGCTCGGATCATCATGAATTTAGATGAATTTATTACGCGAGATTAAATATGCTGCTTCCTCCTGCATCCACTGGAAATGATCCTTCAGCCCTGAATCGTCGGCAATTCTTCACCAGTGGCGCCAGTGGTCTGGGAACGCTGGCTCTTGCCTCGCTGCTGAAAGATGAGGGATTGCTGGCAAGCGAGAACAGCGGCCAACAGGCACACTTCGCCCCCAAGGCCAAGCGTTGCATTTACCTCTTCATGGAAGGGGGCCCGAGCCAGATGGACTTGTTCGACCCCAAACCAAAGTTAAATGAACTCGACGGTCAACCGATGCCTGAGTCTTTACTGAAGGACATCAAATTCGCATTCATCCAAAAAGAAGCAGCGCAGTTAATGGGAAGCCCACGCACCTTCAAACGCTACGGCGAGTGCGGCATGGAACTCTCGGATCTGCTGCCTCACCTTAGCACTTGCGTGGATGACATCGCCCTGGTTCGCTCGATGCACTGTGAGCAGTTCAATCACCTGCCCGGTCAGTTGATGATGCTCTCCGGCTCCGATCTGCAGGGACGTCCCACGCTCGGCTCGTGGCTCAATTACGGTCTGGGAAGTGAATCACAGAATTTACCCGGCTATGTTGTGCTGGCCACACTGGGCCGCGGTTTACCCGGCGGGGCTTCCAGCTGGTCGAGTGGATTTCTCCCCTCGCAATACGCGGGAACGCTGTTTCGTAATCAGGGCAGTCCGGTATTGAACCTGGAAACGCCTGCTGAAATCGCACCCGAAGCACAGATGCGGAGTCTGCAGACCATCAATGAGTTGAACGGCCTCCGCTACGAGCAGATCGGTAACCCCGAAATCGCCAGCAGGATTAAAGCCTACGAACTCGCCTTTCGCATGCAGCAAACCGCACCAGAGTTGCTCGATCTTTCCGGCGAAACCAAAGCAACACTCGATGAATATGGTGTCACGCGCGAAGAAGCATCGAAAAGCAGTCATGCTGGCTTCAACGGTTCGTATGCCCGCAATTGCCTGCTGGCCCGTCGCATGGTCGAACGGGGCGTGCGTTATGTCACGCTCTTTTTATCAACCTGGGATCACCACAGCTATCTGGACAGCGGCTTGAAACGCTATACCGAGATTTCCGATCAGCCCATCGCGGCTTTACTCAAAGACCTTAAACGCCGTGGTTTACTCGAGGACACACTGGTTGTCTGGGGCGGCGAATTCGGGAGAACACCTTTGGGTGAAAACCGTGTCAACTTCAAGAAAGTGACCGGCCGCGATCATCATCCCTATTCCTTCAGCATGTGGCTCGCGGGTGGCGGCATCAAAGGAGGCCAAGTCATCGGTAAAACGGATGAAATTGGTTGGGGCGTCTCAAAAGACCCCGTCCATGTACATGATCTTCATGCAACAATTCTCAAACTGTTCGGCCTGGATCATGAAAAACTGACCTATCGTTTTCAAGGCCGCGACTTCCGCCTCACTGACGTCTCGGGAAATGTAGTCGAAAAATTAATCGCATAGAATTGATTTCTTCCCCGAATAAATATCAAACCAGTCAAGCCAAATCGTCCATTTCCGGCAGCCACTTGTACCAGCCTTCAATATGATCCTGAATCAATTCGCGAATCGCTTCGCTCTTTCCCGCACGTAGAGATTCAATGAGCTCTAAATGACTTTCAATTGTAATTTCCCGCACGCGTCCCGTCAGCTGTTCATGTTTCCGATGTAGTGCCGCCAACCATAATTCTAATGAAGGGCGTAGCGATCGCCAGGCTGCAATCAACCGAGGGCGTTGACTGGTTTCGACAATCATTGAATGAAATTCAATGTCGAGCTGACTGATTTCAGCAACGCTGTCTGTTTTTTCCATCGCAGCAACATTTGCTTCCCAGGCAGCATAATCAGAATCCGTCGCACGCGCCGCAGCATGCACCGCCAGCATGGGCTCCACAGCCAGTCGCAGAAAATAGAGATCTTCGAAATCCGCAGCCGTCATCGAAACAACACGCGTTCTCCCTCGATCATCAAACTCGACAATCCCATCTCGCTGCAGATTTAGCAGCGCTTCGCGTATAGGCGAGCGGCTCACTCCCATCTCCGTCGACAAGACGGGTTCCGTTAGCATGGCCCCCGGTTCGTGAAGCCCATGAACAATTTCAGTGCGTAAGCGTGCTTCAACGGCCTGCGCCAGTGTTTGACGTTTTAATTTGTTATCTGATGGCATATGGCCCGTGGACAAATCATTGGTTTTCATTCTTAAATACCCTGATTATATTTCTGCAAGTCGTTCATTCGAGTCACCAAACTGATCCAGGTGCAAGCCATATTTATCCATCAACGAGAGATATAAACTGCACATCTTACGGTTCGGTTTATCGAGATAGTCGAGCACACGTCCGGTTTCCAGCTTACCGCCTCCCCTACCCAGAATCACCACCGGCAACTTGGTGGCATCATGACTGCCCGTCAGCATGCTACTGCAATACATAATGATAGAGTTATCTAATGCGGTTCGACTTCCTTCCTGAATTGCATCCAGTTTCCGTGCGACATAAGCAACCTGTTCTAAAAAGAACTGATTTACTTTGAGCCAGTCCTCGGACTCCTGATGCGATAACAGGTGATGAATCATATAATCAACACCCAGGTTGGGAAATCTCAGTGAGGAATGATCGTTATTGAGTTTTAATGTGCAAAGTCGTGTGGAATCTGTCTGAAATGCAAGCACCAGAATATCACACATCAGTCGCATATGGTCGGCAATATCCTGCGGAATCCCATCAGCGGGTCGCGGAATATTTGGTTTATCGAGTGCAGGCCGCCAGCCTTGCAGCTCTCCCCGCTGGCCAGCGCGTTCGATGCGTTGTTCTACTTCGCGTACAGAATTGAGATATTCGTCGAGCTTCTGCTTATCGCTGCGACTGATTCCACGTCGCAGGTCCTTTGCATCGCTCAACACGGCATCCAGCACACTCTGATCGCTTTTGCTAGCATCCTGACGAAAGAGTCGATCAAAGGCGAGTGCCGGATAGACTTCCAGTGGAGTAGGCGTTGTCGGTGAGCTCCAGGAAATATGGCTGCTGTAGAGCATCGAATAATTTTTGTGAACGGACGGATTGGATTTTTCGCAACCCAACACCAGACTGGGAACTTTGGTGGTCTGGCCATAATGCTTTGCCAGCAGTTGATCGATACTGATACCGCTGCGAATCCCGCCCCCCGATTCCAATGGTGCCCCACTCAGAATATTACCGGTTTGAGAACTGTGAATATTCCCCTTCAGGGCTTCCTCGTTATACAAGCCGCGAATGAAAAGCAGTCTTTCGCGAAATTCAGTGAGCGGCTTCAGGACAGGCCCCAGCTCCATCGACTTCCCTGCTCCCTTGGCCCACCAGTGATCGCGATGAAATCCGTTACCGGAAAACAGGGCCGCAAAACGAACAGGAGCCTCTCCCTTTACTGCAGTCGTACCTGCTTCCTGTCCCCATACCTGTAGCGACTCCAGCCAGGGCAAAGCCATTGCAACACCGAGTCCACGCAACATAGTACGCCTGGTTGTCAAATAAGCAGACATGGAAGCACTCCTTGGTTTCAGTAAAAGGTGATTATGCCGTTATATGTTTTGTCATCATTTTAAGAATCTGAACACGTCCTGACGTGGATGATCTAGTCATTTTCAGAAACACTGCTCAGGTATTTGTGATCTGCCCCACGAATCATACGAAACTGTGGGCTCAAGACAATTGTCTGGATTGCTGTCGAAATCCGATACTCATCCTCAGTCATTTTTTGTAACATCTCATTCAGCAGCGGCTCATCTGACAATTGGACCGATCGCCCCAAAGCATAGCCCAACAGGCGACGCTGAAATGTTCGCAGAAAGTCGTCACGCCGATCACTCAGCAAATAATGACGTAAACCTTCTAGACCACTGACCCTGGTGCCATCGGGAAGCACAGCAGAAACATCAATTTCATGACCACTGGAATCTTTGCTTCTCAGTCGACCAATACTGTCAAATTGCTCCAAAGTAAATCCGAAGCCATCAATCCGTTCATGACACTTCGCACAACCAGGATTAGAACTGTGCTGCTCAATCAGCTGCCTCTCCGTCATGTTCTTGGGGACTTCTTCAGGAAGTACTGGAACATCCTTGGGAGGTCGTGGGAGTTTCTCGCCCAATAGGAACTCAGAGACCCAATTTCCGCGTAAAATCGGACTGGTCCGCGATGCGCCCGATTGCTTTGAAAGTGTCGCTGCCATCGCAAGGATACCGCCGCGCGATTGTTTCTTGACTCCAGTAATTCGCTCCCATACCTTTTCCTGCTTCTCGCCAGGCAGACCATAAAACTCCGCCAGAGGGCCATTCACAAAGGTATAATCGGCATCCAGTATTTCCACAACAGATCGATCCTGCTGAAAGAGAGCCGTAAAGAAGCGAATCACTTCTTCGTACATGTCGCTTCGCAAGTCAGCAAATTCTGGGAAATGCCGCTGACTTTTTTCGTCAAACTGATCAAAGTCTCGAATGTGTAACCACTGACAACCATATTCAATCGCCATACGGCGCATCTTCGGATCTCGCAACATCCGATTCACCTGTG
This genomic interval from Gimesia alba contains the following:
- a CDS encoding PSD1 and planctomycete cytochrome C domain-containing protein gives rise to the protein MSNHKLRITFLAASYSLLIASVQSAFSAEAVDFRQDVAPILQRHCLSCHNDRVRRGGLSLHSTQATTKGGESGPSIDPGDPDASYLIDLITPTDGTAEMPRDEPPLSDEEVATIRNWIKAGAVWPANFEIQPPVLWSLKPLHRPTVPTDFETNPEFPIRNPIDAFVAARHKLNGLKPAPEASRHKLIRRLYLDLTGLLPAPEAVESFISSEDPRAYEQLVDELLASPHFGERWGRYWLDLARYADSDGYLGDSMRKHAWVYREWVIDAINQDLPFDQFSIEQLAGDLLDKPTLSQKIATGFHRNTLSNTEAGVDLELYRTKEIVDRVNTTGMVWLGFTFGCAECHDHKHDPISQKEFYQIYAFFNNANETTAKVKKPWEDTEYEQARTKWEPRYQQLLSELKTYENTGLTKKQQTEITDILNKYKKSTDLKRLSPFYQTKKAGWKKLSDKLATQLQTKPSPPATRAPIFTERTKDRRDTFVHVRGIYNRPGEKVSPGTPFVLPDLSSRNQTPNRLDLAQWLFQDNNPLTPRVSVNRIWQHLFGQGLVATPNDFGTKGAAPTHQQLLDWLATEYKSRDWSRKAMVRLIVMSSTYRMSSASNARSNPQDINNQLLWRQNSYRLEAEIVRDIHLNASGLLDRTIGRRGIRPPLPAFVTDVGRSVKWPASQGSEQYRRGMYIVFKRTVPYPMLMTFDAPDATVSCSRRERSNTPLQALTLLNGPMFFESAQVLGKKMHEHYPDDFPSAMNEMFLRCLGRPANEREQNALSASYSDLLRVASQNNIDSAEKTSPQLTALSQVARIIMNLDEFITRD
- a CDS encoding GntR family transcriptional regulator; the protein is MKTNDLSTGHMPSDNKLKRQTLAQAVEARLRTEIVHGLHEPGAMLTEPVLSTEMGVSRSPIREALLNLQRDGIVEFDDRGRTRVVSMTAADFEDLYFLRLAVEPMLAVHAAARATDSDYAAWEANVAAMEKTDSVAEISQLDIEFHSMIVETSQRPRLIAAWRSLRPSLELWLAALHRKHEQLTGRVREITIESHLELIESLRAGKSEAIRELIQDHIEGWYKWLPEMDDLA
- a CDS encoding sulfatase-like hydrolase/transferase — encoded protein: MKSILLLIPVLFAFSSQLCADERPNIVFFFADDQTTSTIGCYGNQVVQTPNIDALAARGTRFDNAYVSQAICWVSRTTILTGLTGRSYGTSANPELARPDAVETLYSDILRQNGYRTGYFGKWHAKMPKGYKKEAHFDEFEAISRNPYYKQQPDGSLRHETELIVDRGIEFVKSQPKDKPFALNMWFNACHAEDSDRRPGIGHFPWPRAVDGMYEDVTIAPPRLGDPSIFNGQPDFLKTTINRERYFWRWNTDKKYQTNMRAYYRMVSGIDGAIGRFMRALEEAGLADNTIIVYSADNGYYMGNRGLAGKWSHYEEAIKVPLIVADPRVPQKQRGQVTTASALNLDLPATFLDWAGVKIPERYQGHSLKPIVEKGKPADWRQETFHEHFAVRSRIPAYEGLRNEQFKYVRYFDHGNHEFLHDLKKDPDELVNLAGDPQHAKTLQEMRKRTTNRVKELGGPLDPLKGKFTASTVPHPKASAAVSARADKEGFVRVFDGKSLRHWNGDRKYWSVEDGALTGKTDGTLKMNRFITWKDSTIRNFDLRVKVKVTPGGNSGLQYRGMSRPDLGLDIVTGYQCDVVANNPNYNGMLYEERGRRILSHTGEKVIIATDGQPWVIEKMPVKTFAPDEWHDFRVLVKGNHHQHWIDGHKTADLIDLDEKGRALEGVLAVQVHVGPAMKIQYKDFKIKHLPDDLPLQQAKDHPIPANAYGVRPQGRLPKNWKPPIYGQR
- a CDS encoding DUF1501 domain-containing protein, translating into MLLPPASTGNDPSALNRRQFFTSGASGLGTLALASLLKDEGLLASENSGQQAHFAPKAKRCIYLFMEGGPSQMDLFDPKPKLNELDGQPMPESLLKDIKFAFIQKEAAQLMGSPRTFKRYGECGMELSDLLPHLSTCVDDIALVRSMHCEQFNHLPGQLMMLSGSDLQGRPTLGSWLNYGLGSESQNLPGYVVLATLGRGLPGGASSWSSGFLPSQYAGTLFRNQGSPVLNLETPAEIAPEAQMRSLQTINELNGLRYEQIGNPEIASRIKAYELAFRMQQTAPELLDLSGETKATLDEYGVTREEASKSSHAGFNGSYARNCLLARRMVERGVRYVTLFLSTWDHHSYLDSGLKRYTEISDQPIAALLKDLKRRGLLEDTLVVWGGEFGRTPLGENRVNFKKVTGRDHHPYSFSMWLAGGGIKGGQVIGKTDEIGWGVSKDPVHVHDLHATILKLFGLDHEKLTYRFQGRDFRLTDVSGNVVEKLIA
- the malQ gene encoding 4-alpha-glucanotransferase — encoded protein: MSNSDQFESRSCFSPNYRGAGVLLSVTSLPSLYGIGDFGPAARNWIDRLQEAGQSWWQFLPLGPTGYGNSPYQPLSSFALNWLLISPDDLVADGLLQQADLSGIVFSESVVDLDAVRSFKQRLLETVWLHFHERATSELKQAYQNFCDHEKAWLDDYALFQVLKDKHQGACYLEWPTELVRRNSDALAQARQEQANEIDQVQLSQFLVFQQLKRLKEYAHGKGVRFIGDLPFFVSPDSSDVWVNPELFLLDDDLRPRFVAGVPPDYFSAQGQFWGNPVYNWEALGETGYRWCIDRFRALLDHVDLIRLDHFRGFAAAWHIPNGAPNAQAGQWEPGPGRKFFSAAQNELGVLPLIAEDLGIITPDVNALRDEFHLPGMRVLQFAFDGNPDNPYLPQNYDSNTVVFTGTHDNNTTRGWYESLSKDERKNVCETLQLPAINSREIAAVLMNLAWSSVAALAMAPLQDILNLQANARMNTPGRAGGNWRWRCTTEMLETPTFTWLRELTANLNRLPVV